One genomic window of Clostridioides difficile ATCC 9689 = DSM 1296 includes the following:
- a CDS encoding replication initiation protein: MEKKEILMQPNNLIKSKYDFTNVENKLFYKILFNAQKQQNSSYVTTISKEELKVFMKNNNDYEHKNIKEILNMFQQSVLEFDYIEETTGKLKTFGSGLINTYELDHTDQIYTIMMHEVLYNHITDFVKMQKKKNGYTAINLSVLFNFRGAYTQRLYTLFRLWSRENKEVEIKYKLDELRFYLKLKDNVYPEYKYFKQNVLKRAMNEINKKGNMVVSIKEEKRKNRKIDEIIFSVIDYEPRKYFDKDILVEDYIPKKKQDNEVSFSFYIPNENIFTTGTIKLFKEDFKEFDFKKDVYLNAFNKSIAIAFERDNTDIINTKNYDFFKSTLSNKISEVIIHQKDDLKFKEELDKYWDDEDVKKEEREVDYSKDPVRLETVRRNLFDQGLVNEEGYYYK, translated from the coding sequence TTGGAAAAAAAAGAAATTTTAATGCAACCAAATAATTTAATAAAAAGTAAATATGATTTTACAAATGTGGAAAATAAATTATTTTACAAAATACTTTTTAATGCTCAGAAACAGCAAAATTCATCTTATGTTACAACTATATCAAAAGAAGAACTAAAAGTATTTATGAAAAACAATAATGATTATGAGCATAAAAATATAAAAGAAATTTTGAACATGTTTCAACAAAGTGTTTTGGAATTTGACTATATAGAAGAGACAACTGGCAAGTTAAAAACTTTTGGAAGTGGTTTAATTAATACATATGAATTGGATCATACAGACCAAATTTATACAATTATGATGCATGAAGTTCTATACAATCATATAACTGATTTTGTAAAAATGCAGAAAAAGAAAAATGGATATACAGCTATTAATTTATCAGTGTTATTTAATTTTAGAGGTGCATATACTCAGAGGTTATACACTTTATTTAGACTATGGAGCAGAGAAAATAAGGAAGTGGAGATAAAATATAAGTTAGATGAATTAAGATTTTATTTGAAATTAAAAGATAATGTATATCCAGAGTATAAATATTTTAAACAAAATGTTCTAAAAAGAGCAATGAATGAAATAAATAAAAAAGGCAACATGGTTGTTTCAATAAAAGAAGAAAAAAGAAAAAATAGAAAAATAGATGAAATAATTTTTTCTGTGATAGATTATGAACCTAGAAAATATTTTGATAAAGATATATTGGTTGAAGATTATATACCTAAAAAGAAGCAGGACAATGAAGTGTCTTTTAGTTTTTATATACCAAATGAAAATATTTTTACAACAGGGACGATTAAACTATTTAAAGAAGATTTTAAAGAGTTTGATTTTAAGAAAGATGTTTATCTGAATGCTTTTAATAAGTCTATTGCTATAGCATTTGAAAGAGATAATACTGATATTATAAATACAAAGAATTATGATTTTTTTAAATCAACACTTTCAAATAAAATAAGTGAAGTTATAATTCATCAAAAAGATGATTTAAAGTTTAAAGAAGAATTAGATAAATATTGGGATGATGAAGATGTTAAAAAAGAAGAAAGAGAAGTTGATTATAGCAAAGATCCTGTCAGACTTGAAACTGTTAGGAGAAATTTATTTGATCAAGGTCTAGTAAATGAAGAAGGATATTACTATAAATAA
- a CDS encoding HTH domain-containing protein, giving the protein MLENRKQIQKEIYLPIATYCLKDKQYYIKEYGALLIKSAENSDIFNTHKNRILYKNKLDIQEIANELNVNKATIQRNIKKLEKLDFKILKIENTLNGIVYCLPSENNIDLNKFALINYEMLKKMVNKFKSNTIKVYFLLKTITTETNFKPATNSFIAENIGLSSKSKNNLDIITSSVKTLEENKYIETKKVNVYEYDKEKLREVPKIRKVYRICNFDEWKKEIDKNKVY; this is encoded by the coding sequence ATGCTTGAAAACAGAAAACAAATTCAGAAAGAAATTTACTTACCAATAGCAACATATTGTTTAAAAGATAAGCAATATTATATAAAAGAATATGGAGCACTATTAATAAAGAGTGCTGAAAATAGTGACATTTTTAATACCCATAAAAATAGAATTTTGTATAAGAATAAACTTGATATTCAAGAAATAGCAAATGAACTGAATGTAAATAAAGCAACAATCCAAAGAAATATAAAAAAACTAGAGAAGTTAGATTTTAAAATTCTAAAAATAGAAAATACCCTAAATGGAATTGTATATTGTTTACCGTCAGAAAATAATATTGATTTAAACAAATTTGCATTGATAAATTATGAAATGCTTAAAAAAATGGTCAATAAATTTAAATCAAATACAATAAAAGTATATTTTTTACTTAAAACAATCACTACAGAAACTAATTTTAAACCTGCAACTAATAGTTTTATAGCAGAAAATATAGGACTAAGTTCTAAAAGTAAAAATAATTTAGATATCATAACTTCTTCTGTTAAAACTTTAGAAGAAAATAAATACATTGAAACAAAAAAAGTAAATGTATATGAATATGACAAAGAAAAACTTAGAGAAGTTCCAAAAATAAGAAAAGTTTATCGGATTTGTAATTTTGATGAGTGGAAAAAGGAAATTGATAAAAATAAAGTTTATTAA